From the Rhodanobacter soli genome, one window contains:
- a CDS encoding beta-ketoacyl-ACP synthase III, whose protein sequence is MAQIYSRIIATGSALPERVVTNADLEKIVDTSDEWIRTRTGIRQRHIAADGETTGDLAFLAAQRALEAAGVKASELDLIVLGTTTPDIIFPSTACLVQHRLGANGCAAFDVNAACSGFVYALGIADKFIKSGQSKKVLVIGAETLTRMVDWSERESCVLFGDGAGAVVLEASGEPGIYTTCLHADGGYKHLLYNPVGVSVGFKDEPNHGVRIKMAGREVFKVAVKTLDSLVDETLQAAGMVESDIDWLIPHQANLRIIEATAKRLKMSMERVIVTVDKHANTSSGSVPLALDYAVRSGKVQRGQNLLLEAFGGGFTWASALLRY, encoded by the coding sequence ATGGCCCAGATCTACTCCCGCATCATCGCCACCGGCAGTGCGCTGCCGGAGCGCGTGGTAACCAACGCCGACCTGGAAAAGATCGTCGACACCAGTGACGAGTGGATCCGCACCCGCACCGGCATCCGCCAGCGCCATATCGCCGCCGACGGCGAGACCACCGGCGACCTGGCATTTCTTGCCGCGCAGCGTGCGCTGGAAGCAGCTGGCGTCAAGGCGTCCGAACTCGACCTGATCGTGCTCGGCACGACCACGCCGGACATCATCTTCCCGTCCACCGCCTGTCTGGTGCAGCATCGCCTCGGCGCGAACGGCTGCGCCGCGTTTGACGTCAATGCGGCGTGCTCGGGTTTCGTCTATGCGTTGGGCATCGCCGACAAGTTCATCAAGAGCGGGCAGTCGAAGAAGGTGCTGGTGATCGGCGCCGAGACGCTGACCCGGATGGTCGACTGGAGCGAGCGCGAAAGCTGCGTGCTGTTCGGCGACGGCGCCGGCGCGGTGGTGCTGGAGGCATCCGGCGAGCCGGGCATCTACACCACCTGCCTGCATGCCGACGGCGGCTACAAGCACCTGTTGTACAACCCGGTCGGCGTGTCGGTCGGTTTCAAGGACGAACCCAATCACGGCGTGCGCATCAAGATGGCAGGGCGCGAGGTGTTCAAGGTTGCTGTGAAGACGCTCGATTCGCTGGTCGACGAGACCCTGCAGGCGGCCGGCATGGTCGAGTCGGACATCGACTGGCTGATTCCGCACCAGGCCAACCTGCGCATCATCGAGGCGACCGCCAAGCGCCTGAAGATGTCGATGGAGCGGGTCATCGTGACCGTCGACAAGCACGCCAATACCTCGTCCGGTTCGGTGCCGCTGGCACTCGACTACGCGGTGCGCTCGGGCAAGGTGCAGCGCGGCCAGAACCTGCTGCTGGAAGCGTTCGGCGGCGGCTTCACCTGGGCTTCGGCGTTGCTGCGTTACTGA
- a CDS encoding YceD family protein encodes MVSARRSFEGTLPIATMSRLCGMLASTDGLLQFELDFGRDELGISYVDVRARASLTLVCQRTLEPFVLPVAVDTRLGLIRQERDEAGLPPDCEPLLVAEDGRLNPADVIEDELLLALPLIPVNPDSSLPDEVTGHDPDSAGEGHSESPFAVLRELKK; translated from the coding sequence ATGGTCTCGGCGCGGCGTTCGTTCGAGGGAACGCTACCCATCGCGACCATGTCCCGCCTGTGCGGGATGCTGGCAAGTACCGATGGTCTGCTGCAGTTCGAGCTGGATTTCGGACGCGACGAACTGGGTATCAGCTACGTCGACGTTCGCGCGCGGGCTTCGCTGACGCTGGTCTGCCAACGCACGCTGGAACCGTTTGTACTGCCGGTCGCGGTGGATACCCGGCTCGGCCTGATCAGGCAGGAACGCGATGAGGCCGGCTTGCCGCCTGATTGCGAGCCGCTGCTGGTGGCCGAGGATGGCCGGTTGAATCCGGCGGATGTGATAGAGGACGAATTGCTGTTGGCGCTGCCGCTGATTCCGGTCAATCCGGACAGCAGCCTGCCCGACGAAGTGACAGGCCACGACCCGGACTCTGCCGGCGAGGGGCACTCCGAAAGTCCGTTCGCGGTGTTGCGCGAACTGAAGAAGTAA
- the fabG gene encoding 3-oxoacyl-ACP reductase FabG encodes MSKPLQGEIALVTGASRGIGAAIADELAAMGATVIGTATSENGAAAIGERLASHGGHGRVLNVTDGAAVEGLIDGIAKEFGAVSILINNAGITRDQLLMRMKDEDWQAIIDTNLTSVYRTSKAVMRGMMKAKKGRIISIASVIGLTGNPGQSNYAAAKAGIIAFSKSLAREIGSRGITVNVVAPGFIDTDMTRALPEESKQALLGQIALGRLGEATDIAKAVGFLASPAAAYITGETLHVNGGMYMP; translated from the coding sequence ATGAGCAAACCACTGCAGGGTGAAATCGCGCTGGTCACCGGCGCCAGCCGCGGCATCGGCGCGGCGATCGCGGACGAGCTGGCGGCGATGGGCGCCACCGTGATCGGCACCGCCACCAGCGAGAACGGCGCCGCCGCGATCGGCGAACGGCTGGCCTCGCATGGTGGCCACGGCCGCGTGCTGAACGTCACCGACGGCGCGGCGGTCGAGGGGCTGATCGACGGCATCGCGAAGGAATTCGGCGCGGTCTCGATCCTGATCAACAACGCCGGCATCACCCGCGACCAGTTGCTGATGCGGATGAAGGACGAGGACTGGCAGGCGATCATCGACACCAACCTCACCTCGGTCTATCGCACTTCCAAGGCGGTGATGCGCGGCATGATGAAGGCGAAGAAGGGCCGCATCATCTCGATCGCCTCGGTGATCGGGCTCACCGGCAACCCGGGGCAATCCAATTACGCCGCGGCCAAGGCCGGCATCATCGCGTTCTCCAAGTCGCTGGCGCGCGAGATCGGCAGCCGCGGGATCACCGTCAACGTGGTGGCGCCGGGCTTCATCGACACCGACATGACTCGCGCCCTGCCGGAAGAATCGAAACAGGCGCTGCTCGGCCAGATCGCGCTGGGGCGGCTGGGCGAGGCTACGGACATCGCCAAGGCGGTGGGCTTCCTGGCCTCGCCGGCCGCGGCCTACATCACCGGGGAAACCCTGCACGTCAACGGCGGCATGTACATGCCGTAG
- the rpmF gene encoding 50S ribosomal protein L32 produces the protein MAVAKSRRTPSTRGMRRAHDALKTVQLSTDPTSGEVHLRHHVTKDGYYRGKKVIETKGAVSVED, from the coding sequence ATGGCAGTTGCCAAGAGCCGCCGTACCCCGTCCACCCGCGGCATGCGTCGTGCGCACGACGCGCTGAAGACCGTGCAGCTGTCCACCGATCCGACCAGTGGCGAAGTGCACCTGCGCCATCACGTCACCAAGGATGGCTACTATCGCGGCAAGAAAGTGATCGAGACCAAGGGCGCGGTGTCGGTCGAGGATTGA
- the acpP gene encoding acyl carrier protein — protein MSTIEERVKKIVIEQLGVKEDEVTANASFVDDLGADSLDTVELVMALEEEFETEIPDEDAEKITTVQQAVDYIKAHSKD, from the coding sequence ATGAGCACCATCGAAGAGCGCGTCAAGAAAATCGTCATCGAGCAGTTGGGCGTGAAGGAAGATGAAGTCACGGCGAACGCTTCGTTCGTGGACGATCTGGGCGCAGATTCGCTGGACACGGTGGAACTGGTGATGGCGCTCGAGGAAGAGTTCGAGACCGAGATTCCCGACGAAGATGCCGAGAAGATCACCACCGTGCAGCAGGCCGTCGATTACATCAAGGCCCACTCCAAGGATTGA
- a CDS encoding DUF58 domain-containing protein, whose amino-acid sequence MRDLLQRLQRWAERRLPALTRYRRPESLPIELHRRRIYIVPTGFGLGFSVLLLVMLVGALNYANNAALLLTCLLGAASAASMLVAFRSLDGLRLGHIRAGHAVAGQPLELTLTFDSGRPRNAIRVDLDDRTIAFALNGRASTHVKLALPTAQRGWQPLPRLRVWTSWPLGLFRAWSWLHPEQSVLVWPRAETAGPQPHAPADDARHMRLHRGDELAALRDYRAGDPQRHIAWKASARHENLLVKDFEQPQSRPQWQLDWRRLGGLDNEARIARLARWLNEAQAQRGHYSLWLPGNEIPGGSGPLHYAHCMSALAQLP is encoded by the coding sequence ATGCGCGATCTGCTGCAGCGCCTGCAACGATGGGCCGAACGCCGGCTGCCCGCACTCACCCGCTACCGCCGCCCGGAAAGCCTGCCGATCGAACTGCATCGTCGGCGCATCTACATCGTGCCGACCGGCTTCGGCCTCGGCTTCTCCGTCCTGCTGCTGGTGATGCTGGTGGGCGCGCTGAACTATGCCAACAACGCCGCCCTGCTGCTCACCTGCCTGCTCGGTGCGGCCAGCGCCGCCAGCATGCTGGTGGCGTTCCGCAGCCTCGACGGTTTGCGCCTGGGCCACATCCGCGCCGGCCATGCGGTCGCCGGCCAGCCCCTCGAACTCACCCTGACGTTCGACTCCGGCCGCCCACGCAACGCCATCCGCGTCGACCTCGATGACCGCACCATCGCCTTCGCGCTGAATGGCCGCGCCAGCACCCACGTGAAGCTGGCCCTGCCTACCGCGCAGCGCGGCTGGCAGCCGCTGCCGCGCCTGCGGGTGTGGACCAGCTGGCCGCTGGGCCTGTTCCGCGCATGGAGCTGGCTGCATCCCGAGCAGTCGGTACTGGTATGGCCGCGCGCGGAAACCGCCGGGCCGCAGCCGCACGCTCCCGCCGACGACGCCCGCCACATGCGCCTGCATCGCGGCGACGAACTGGCCGCACTGCGCGACTACCGCGCCGGCGACCCGCAACGACATATCGCCTGGAAAGCCAGCGCCCGCCACGAGAACCTGCTGGTGAAGGATTTCGAGCAGCCGCAAAGCCGTCCGCAATGGCAGCTGGACTGGCGCCGGCTGGGCGGACTGGACAACGAGGCGCGCATCGCCCGGCTGGCGCGCTGGTTGAACGAGGCGCAGGCCCAGCGTGGCCATTACAGCCTGTGGCTGCCCGGCAACGAAATTCCCGGCGGC
- the mltG gene encoding endolytic transglycosylase MltG has product MSDKRMRGRAWPRLLLLIALLVSVGALIYGWNDFARFGMAPLNVATQGDSIDIGRGSSFKGIVGELRQRGFSTASPLYWRLLAEQMHVAGKLHAGEYALEPGITPRQLLANMAAGRVLQRNFTIVDGWTFGELRQALARAEKLNHDSAALDDAAVMQKIGAGGEAPEGRFLPETYAYVKGDSDLDILRRAHAAMVKTLDELWAGRAQDLPLATPYEALILASIVEKETGIPAERAQIAGVFVRRLEDHMLLQTDPSVIYGMGANYAGNIRKSDLTADTPYNTYTRPGLPPTPIALPGKPALVAALHPAAGDALYFVARGDGGHVFARTLEEHNRNVDCYQRKRCR; this is encoded by the coding sequence ATGAGCGACAAACGGATGCGCGGGCGCGCATGGCCACGGCTGCTGTTGCTGATCGCGCTGCTGGTCTCGGTCGGCGCACTGATCTATGGCTGGAACGACTTTGCCCGCTTCGGTATGGCACCGCTGAACGTGGCGACGCAGGGCGACAGCATCGACATCGGCCGCGGCAGCAGCTTCAAGGGTATCGTCGGCGAATTGCGCCAACGTGGGTTCAGCACGGCCAGCCCGCTGTACTGGCGGCTGCTGGCCGAGCAGATGCACGTGGCCGGCAAGCTGCACGCCGGCGAATACGCGCTGGAACCCGGCATCACCCCGCGCCAGTTGCTCGCGAACATGGCGGCCGGCAGGGTGCTGCAACGCAATTTCACCATCGTCGACGGCTGGACCTTCGGCGAGTTGCGCCAGGCGCTGGCTAGGGCCGAGAAGTTGAACCACGACAGCGCCGCGCTGGACGATGCCGCGGTCATGCAGAAGATCGGCGCCGGCGGCGAAGCGCCGGAAGGCCGTTTCCTGCCCGAGACCTACGCCTATGTGAAGGGTGACAGCGACCTGGACATCCTCCGGCGCGCGCATGCCGCGATGGTGAAGACGCTCGACGAGCTCTGGGCGGGACGCGCGCAGGACCTGCCGCTGGCCACGCCGTACGAGGCGCTGATCCTGGCCTCGATCGTGGAGAAGGAAACCGGCATTCCGGCGGAGCGCGCGCAGATCGCCGGGGTGTTCGTGCGGCGCCTCGAGGATCACATGCTGCTGCAGACCGATCCCAGCGTGATCTACGGCATGGGCGCGAACTACGCCGGCAACATCCGCAAGAGCGACCTGACCGCCGACACGCCGTACAACACCTATACCCGGCCTGGCCTGCCGCCGACGCCGATCGCGCTGCCGGGCAAGCCGGCGCTGGTGGCGGCGCTGCACCCGGCCGCCGGCGATGCGCTGTATTTCGTGGCGCGCGGCGACGGCGGCCACGTGTTCGCCCGTACTTTGGAGGAACACAATCGCAACGTCGACTGCTACCAGCGGAAGCGTTGCCGATGA
- a CDS encoding AAA family ATPase, with the protein MSAITQPHDEPLQQRLDAAMAQVNRVLLGKPRQVKLAFTCLIAGGHLLLEDVPGVGKTTLAHALAATFALEFQRVQFTSDLLPSDIIGVSVYERETGQFRFHPGPIFTGLLLADEINRASPKTQSALLEAMAEGQVTVDGQTHALAQPFFVVATQNPLDLNGTFPLPDSQLDRFMLRLSLDYPDAAAERALLTGSDRRDLLAQLMPQLDGAALLALHRQAQAITASTALLDYLQALLAASRRHADIRVGLSPRAGLALLAAARAWALLSGRGHVLPEDIQALFVPLAAHRLLPARGANGDTLARQLLAEVAVD; encoded by the coding sequence ATGTCCGCCATCACCCAGCCCCACGACGAACCGCTGCAGCAGCGACTGGATGCCGCGATGGCCCAGGTCAACCGCGTGCTGCTGGGCAAGCCGCGCCAGGTGAAGCTCGCCTTCACCTGCCTGATCGCCGGCGGCCACCTGCTGCTGGAAGACGTACCCGGCGTGGGCAAGACCACCCTGGCGCATGCGCTGGCGGCCACCTTCGCGCTGGAGTTCCAGCGCGTGCAGTTCACCAGCGACCTGCTGCCGTCGGACATCATCGGGGTCAGCGTGTACGAGCGCGAGACCGGCCAGTTCCGCTTCCACCCCGGCCCGATCTTCACCGGCCTGCTGCTGGCCGACGAGATCAACCGCGCCAGCCCGAAGACGCAAAGCGCGCTGCTGGAGGCGATGGCCGAAGGCCAGGTCACCGTGGACGGCCAGACGCATGCGCTGGCGCAGCCGTTCTTCGTGGTCGCCACGCAGAATCCGCTGGATCTCAACGGCACCTTCCCGTTGCCCGACTCGCAGCTCGACCGCTTCATGCTGCGGCTGTCCCTGGACTACCCGGATGCCGCGGCCGAGCGCGCCCTGCTCACCGGCAGCGACCGTCGCGACCTGCTGGCCCAGCTGATGCCGCAACTCGATGGCGCGGCGTTGCTTGCGCTGCACCGGCAGGCGCAGGCGATCACCGCCAGCACCGCCCTGCTCGACTACCTGCAGGCCCTGCTCGCCGCCAGCCGGCGCCACGCCGACATCCGCGTGGGCTTGTCGCCGCGCGCCGGCCTGGCGCTGCTCGCCGCGGCGCGCGCGTGGGCGCTGCTCAGCGGCCGCGGCCACGTGCTGCCGGAAGACATCCAGGCGCTGTTCGTGCCGCTGGCCGCGCACCGCCTGCTGCCTGCGCGCGGTGCCAACGGCGACACGCTGGCGCGGCAGCTGCTGGCCGAGGTGGCGGTGGATTGA
- the fabF gene encoding beta-ketoacyl-ACP synthase II, whose product MSKRRVVVTGMGIISPVGNDIASAWERVLKGASGIGPVTHFDTSAYSTRIAGQVSGFDPAEWMPVKDVKKMDPFIHYGVAAGTQALRDSGLEVTEANAPRIGVAVGAGIGGLYTIEATTLELAAKGPRRVSPFYVPSSIINMVSGQLSIMFGLKGPNIACVTACTTGAHNIGLAARMIQYGDADAMIAGGAEFATTGTAMAGFCSAKAMSTRNDEPTKASRPWDKDRDGFVLSDGAGVLMLEEYEHAKARGARIYAELVGFGMSGDAFHMTAPSEGGEGAARCIQTALDDAGLNPADVQYINAHGTSTPLGDLGEVMAAKKVFGDHAYKLAMSSTKSTTGHLLGAAGGVEAIFSILALRDQVLPPTINLDEPGEGCDLDFVPHTAREAKVDVAISNSFGFGGTNGTLAFRRV is encoded by the coding sequence ATGAGCAAGCGACGTGTGGTAGTGACCGGCATGGGCATCATCTCGCCGGTCGGCAACGACATCGCCAGCGCCTGGGAGCGTGTCCTCAAGGGCGCCAGCGGCATCGGCCCGGTCACCCATTTCGACACCTCCGCTTATTCCACGCGCATCGCCGGTCAGGTCAGCGGCTTCGATCCGGCCGAGTGGATGCCGGTCAAGGACGTCAAGAAGATGGACCCGTTCATCCACTACGGCGTGGCGGCGGGCACCCAGGCCTTGCGTGATTCCGGGTTGGAAGTGACCGAGGCGAACGCGCCGCGCATCGGCGTGGCGGTCGGCGCCGGCATCGGCGGCCTGTACACGATCGAAGCGACCACGCTGGAACTGGCGGCGAAAGGCCCGCGCCGGGTCTCGCCGTTCTACGTGCCCAGCTCGATCATCAACATGGTCTCGGGCCAGTTATCGATCATGTTCGGCCTGAAGGGCCCGAACATCGCCTGCGTCACCGCCTGCACCACCGGCGCCCACAACATCGGCCTGGCCGCGCGGATGATCCAGTACGGCGATGCCGACGCGATGATCGCCGGCGGCGCCGAGTTCGCCACCACCGGTACCGCGATGGCCGGCTTCTGCTCGGCCAAGGCGATGTCCACGCGCAACGACGAGCCGACCAAGGCTAGCCGTCCGTGGGACAAGGACCGCGACGGCTTCGTGCTGTCCGACGGCGCCGGCGTGCTGATGCTGGAAGAGTACGAGCACGCCAAGGCCCGCGGCGCGCGCATCTACGCCGAGCTGGTCGGCTTCGGCATGAGCGGCGACGCGTTCCACATGACCGCGCCGAGCGAGGGCGGCGAAGGTGCGGCACGCTGCATCCAGACCGCGCTGGACGACGCCGGCCTCAATCCGGCGGACGTGCAGTACATCAATGCGCACGGCACCTCCACGCCACTGGGCGACCTGGGCGAGGTGATGGCGGCGAAGAAGGTGTTCGGCGATCACGCCTACAAGCTGGCGATGAGCTCGACCAAGTCGACGACGGGCCACCTGCTCGGTGCGGCCGGCGGCGTCGAGGCGATCTTCAGCATCCTGGCGCTGCGCGACCAGGTGCTGCCGCCGACGATCAACCTGGACGAGCCTGGCGAAGGCTGCGACCTGGACTTCGTGCCGCACACCGCGCGCGAGGCGAAGGTCGACGTGGCGATCTCCAACTCGTTCGGTTTCGGCGGCACCAACGGCACGCTGGCATTCCGCCGCGTCTGA
- a CDS encoding aminodeoxychorismate synthase component I: MTCHRRILGGRRDLLAPAAAFPQRYPCLLESVVHGTAQSRYDILFAFPRERLTLHADGGLRDDAGVVREGHFLDALDAAWQAERLPPEGDGLPFHGGWVLLLAYELAGEIEPTLKLRPPSTLPLALAVRCPAAVIVDHVRDCTILVAEAGHEDLLDVLEADLAVVSPIPPLAAPIGWDEDAPQQFLDGVARIHEHLYAGDIFQVNLSRAWRARYAQPPVPASLYAVLRQANPAPFAGLLQQPGWAVASSSPERLVEVRGGVAQTRPIAGTRPRLPGDDELARIRELSAHPKERAEHVMLIDLERNDLGRVCMPGSVEVDELMVVESYAHVHHIVSNVRGRLRADVTPGEVIAATFPGGTITGCPKVRCMEIIAALEDAPRGAYTGALGYLDRNGELDLNILIRTLTLTGDEVSLRAGAGIVADSVAANELDETRAKARGLLRALGVPD; this comes from the coding sequence GTGACCTGCCATCGCCGTATCCTGGGCGGCCGGCGCGACTTGCTCGCGCCGGCCGCTGCTTTTCCGCAGCGTTATCCGTGCCTGCTCGAAAGCGTGGTGCACGGTACTGCGCAATCGCGCTACGACATCCTGTTCGCGTTCCCGCGCGAACGGCTGACCCTGCACGCCGACGGCGGCCTGCGCGATGACGCGGGTGTGGTGCGGGAAGGGCACTTCCTCGATGCACTGGATGCTGCCTGGCAGGCCGAGCGCCTGCCGCCGGAGGGCGACGGGCTGCCGTTCCACGGTGGCTGGGTGTTGCTGCTGGCGTACGAACTGGCCGGCGAAATCGAGCCGACGCTGAAACTGCGGCCGCCGTCGACGCTGCCGCTGGCATTGGCCGTGCGTTGCCCGGCCGCGGTGATCGTCGACCATGTACGCGACTGCACGATCCTGGTCGCCGAGGCCGGCCACGAGGATCTGCTCGATGTACTGGAGGCCGATCTCGCGGTCGTGTCGCCGATTCCGCCGCTGGCCGCCCCGATCGGTTGGGACGAGGACGCGCCGCAGCAGTTCCTCGACGGCGTGGCGCGCATCCACGAGCACCTCTATGCCGGCGATATCTTCCAGGTGAACCTGTCGCGCGCCTGGCGCGCGCGTTATGCGCAGCCGCCCGTGCCGGCATCGCTGTATGCGGTGCTGCGCCAGGCCAATCCGGCGCCGTTCGCCGGATTGCTGCAGCAGCCGGGCTGGGCGGTGGCGAGCTCCTCGCCGGAGCGGCTGGTCGAGGTGCGCGGTGGCGTGGCGCAGACCCGGCCGATCGCCGGTACCCGTCCGCGCCTGCCCGGCGATGACGAGCTGGCACGCATCCGCGAACTGAGTGCACATCCGAAGGAGCGCGCCGAGCACGTGATGCTGATCGACCTGGAGCGCAACGATCTCGGCCGCGTCTGCATGCCGGGCTCGGTCGAGGTCGACGAACTGATGGTGGTGGAGAGTTACGCCCACGTTCACCACATCGTCTCCAATGTACGTGGGCGCCTGCGCGCCGACGTGACGCCCGGCGAGGTGATTGCCGCCACCTTCCCGGGCGGCACCATCACCGGCTGTCCCAAGGTGCGCTGCATGGAAATCATTGCCGCGCTGGAAGACGCGCCGCGTGGCGCGTACACCGGCGCGCTGGGTTATCTCGACCGCAACGGTGAGCTCGACTTGAACATCCTGATCCGCACCCTGACCCTGACCGGCGACGAAGTGAGCCTGCGCGCCGGCGCCGGCATCGTCGCCGACTCGGTGGCAGCCAACGAACTGGATGAGACCCGCGCCAAGGCACGCGGCCTGCTGCGCGCGCTGGGAGTGCCGGACTGA
- a CDS encoding Maf family protein, whose translation MIPTRQPPRIVLGSTSRYRAELLRRLLADFDQTAPGTDETPLPDEAPAARALRLAIAKAAAVARDYPGALVIGSDQVAELDGLILDKPGTAERARAQLAAGSGREVHFHTALCLLDTRDGRRHTHVDHTRVRFRTLDAAEIARYVEREQPLDCAGSFKCEGLGISLFEAIDNSDPSALIGLPLIALARLLREAGIALP comes from the coding sequence ATGATCCCGACCCGTCAACCGCCACGCATCGTGCTGGGTTCGACATCGCGCTACCGCGCCGAGCTGCTGCGCCGGCTGCTCGCGGACTTCGACCAAACCGCACCCGGCACCGACGAAACCCCCTTGCCGGACGAAGCACCCGCGGCGCGCGCCCTGCGCCTGGCGATCGCCAAGGCCGCAGCGGTCGCGCGCGACTATCCGGGCGCCCTGGTGATCGGCTCCGACCAGGTCGCCGAGCTCGACGGCCTGATCCTCGACAAGCCCGGCACCGCCGAACGTGCTCGCGCCCAGCTCGCCGCCGGTTCCGGCCGCGAGGTGCACTTCCATACCGCGCTGTGCCTGCTCGATACGCGCGATGGCCGTCGGCATACCCATGTCGACCACACCCGCGTGCGCTTCCGCACGCTGGACGCGGCGGAAATCGCCCGCTATGTGGAACGCGAACAGCCGCTGGACTGCGCCGGCAGCTTCAAGTGCGAAGGTCTCGGCATCAGCCTGTTCGAGGCGATCGACAACTCCGACCCCAGCGCACTGATCGGCCTGCCGCTGATCGCCCTGGCGCGGCTGTTGCGCGAAGCAGGCATCGCCCTGCCCTAG
- the pabC gene encoding aminodeoxychorismate lyase — protein MTARMLVNGVAATQVSALDRGLAYGDGLFESIRLLGTVAPLWSRHMQRLTEGCARLQIPAPDPAQLWREALEVSRGMLESVLRITVTRGLGERGYALPASPQPTRVVAAFTPPPVAAKIYALGVRMRVCTIRLAEQPLLAGIKHLNRLEQVLARAEWNDPAIAEGVLLDSHGRVISATMANLFAVVDGELLTPSLDRCGVAGVARAEVLAACPQARVAELTLDTLLDAGEVFLSSSVRGILPVRSLDGCGYAPGTMARRLQQHWRNLGFSMEQGG, from the coding sequence ATGACGGCGCGCATGCTGGTGAACGGCGTGGCGGCGACACAGGTGTCGGCGCTGGATCGTGGCTTGGCCTATGGCGATGGCCTGTTCGAAAGCATCCGCCTGCTCGGCACCGTCGCGCCGTTATGGTCGCGCCATATGCAGCGGCTGACCGAAGGCTGTGCGCGCCTGCAGATACCGGCGCCCGATCCGGCGCAGCTGTGGCGCGAGGCGCTGGAAGTCAGCCGCGGCATGCTGGAATCGGTACTGCGCATCACCGTCACCCGTGGCCTGGGTGAACGCGGCTACGCTTTGCCGGCCTCGCCGCAACCGACGCGAGTGGTGGCTGCGTTCACGCCACCGCCGGTCGCCGCCAAGATCTACGCGCTGGGCGTGCGCATGCGCGTGTGCACCATCCGTCTGGCGGAGCAGCCGCTGCTGGCCGGCATCAAGCACCTGAACCGGCTGGAGCAGGTGCTCGCGCGCGCCGAATGGAATGATCCGGCGATTGCCGAAGGCGTCCTGCTCGATAGCCACGGGCGGGTGATTTCGGCGACCATGGCCAATCTGTTTGCCGTGGTCGACGGCGAACTGCTGACGCCGTCGCTGGACCGCTGCGGGGTGGCCGGAGTAGCCCGTGCCGAGGTGCTCGCAGCGTGTCCGCAGGCACGGGTCGCTGAGCTGACGCTGGATACACTGCTGGATGCCGGCGAGGTCTTCCTCAGTTCGAGCGTGCGCGGCATCTTGCCGGTACGTTCGCTGGATGGCTGCGGCTATGCGCCGGGCACGATGGCACGTCGGTTGCAGCAACATTGGCGGAACTTGGGATTTTCGATGGAGCAGGGCGGATGA
- the fabD gene encoding ACP S-malonyltransferase, with translation MSSTSASLAFVFPGQGSQSVGMLAELAAAHVEVQATFEEASQGAGVDLWKLSAQGPEDQLNRTENTQPALLAASVAVWRVWQKLGGVQPAQLSGHSLGEYSALVCAGALSLHDAAALVAERGRLMQAAVPAGVGAMAAILGGDDAQIAAVCEEVAQGQVVAPANFNSPGQLVIAGNVEAVDRALAKLAELGVKKAIRLAVSVPSHCALMRGAADRLGERMAAIDWRQPSIPVIQNAEARSYATIEDIRGALQRQLYLPVRWTECVQALAAGGAARIAECGPGKVLAGLIKRIDKNIEARAIGTPAELDAARAEWA, from the coding sequence ATGAGTTCAACCTCCGCTTCGCTCGCTTTCGTTTTCCCCGGCCAGGGCTCGCAGTCGGTCGGCATGCTGGCCGAACTGGCCGCCGCGCATGTCGAGGTGCAGGCCACGTTCGAGGAAGCCTCGCAAGGTGCCGGCGTCGATCTGTGGAAGCTGAGCGCGCAGGGCCCGGAAGACCAGCTCAACCGCACCGAGAACACGCAGCCGGCGCTGCTGGCCGCCAGCGTGGCAGTGTGGCGGGTGTGGCAGAAGCTGGGCGGTGTGCAGCCGGCGCAGTTGTCCGGCCACAGCCTGGGCGAGTACAGCGCGCTGGTCTGCGCCGGCGCGCTGTCGCTGCATGATGCGGCGGCGCTGGTGGCCGAACGCGGCCGGCTGATGCAGGCCGCGGTACCGGCCGGCGTGGGCGCGATGGCGGCGATCCTCGGTGGCGACGACGCGCAGATCGCCGCCGTGTGCGAAGAGGTGGCGCAGGGCCAGGTCGTGGCGCCGGCCAATTTCAATTCGCCGGGGCAACTGGTGATCGCCGGCAACGTCGAGGCGGTCGATCGCGCGCTGGCGAAACTGGCCGAGCTGGGCGTGAAGAAGGCGATCAGGCTCGCCGTGTCGGTGCCGTCGCATTGCGCGCTAATGCGCGGGGCGGCCGACCGGCTGGGCGAACGGATGGCCGCGATCGACTGGCGGCAACCGTCGATTCCGGTGATCCAGAACGCCGAAGCGCGCAGCTATGCGACGATCGAGGATATCCGCGGTGCGCTGCAGCGCCAGCTGTACCTGCCGGTGCGCTGGACCGAGTGCGTGCAGGCGCTGGCCGCTGGTGGCGCCGCGCGCATCGCCGAATGCGGCCCGGGCAAAGTGCTCGCCGGCCTGATCAAGCGCATCGACAAGAACATCGAGGCACGTGCCATCGGCACCCCGGCCGAACTCGACGCCGCCCGCGCCGAGTGGGCGTGA